The Thalassotalea sp. 273M-4 genome includes a region encoding these proteins:
- the rpsA gene encoding 30S ribosomal protein S1 — translation MENFAQLFEESLKEIETRPGSIVKGTVVAVNKDNVIVDAGLKSESVISIDQFKNSAGEVEVSVGDAIDVALDATDDGFGETILSREKAKRFEAWQFLEKAYEEKETVVGVINGKVKGGFTVEVSNIRAFLPGSLVDVRPVRDTAHLEGKDLEFKVIKLDQKRNNVVVSRRAVIESESSVERDQLLENLQEGQEVKGIVKNLTDYGAFVDLGGIDGLLHITDMAWKRVKHPSEIVNVGDEIPVKVLKFDRERTRVSLGMKQLGEDPWAAIANRYPEGSKLTGRVTNLTDYGCFVEIQEGVEGLVHVSEMDWTNKNIHPSKVVNLGDEVEVMVLEIDEERRRISLGLKQCIPNPWEEFAKNFNKGDKVSGKIKSITDFGIFIGLDGGIDGLVHLSDISWNSGEEAVREYKKGDEISAVVLQVDPERERISLGVKQTEDDPFNTYLADNKKGAIVTGTITEVDAKGAKVELGEGVEGYIRVADISAERIEDATTELSAGDSVEAKFVGVDRKNRSISLSIKAKDQAEERTAIDNINKTEETGLSAMAEAFKNAKG, via the coding sequence ATGGAAAATTTTGCACAACTTTTTGAAGAAAGTTTAAAAGAAATCGAAACACGTCCTGGTTCAATTGTTAAAGGTACTGTTGTTGCTGTAAACAAAGACAACGTTATCGTTGATGCAGGTCTTAAGTCTGAGTCAGTTATCTCTATTGACCAGTTCAAAAACTCTGCTGGTGAAGTAGAAGTATCTGTTGGCGACGCAATTGACGTTGCTCTTGATGCAACTGATGATGGTTTCGGTGAAACTATTCTTTCTCGTGAAAAAGCCAAACGCTTCGAAGCTTGGCAGTTCCTTGAAAAAGCTTACGAAGAAAAAGAAACTGTTGTTGGTGTTATCAACGGCAAAGTTAAAGGCGGTTTCACTGTTGAAGTTAGCAACATCCGTGCGTTCTTACCTGGCTCATTAGTAGATGTACGTCCAGTACGTGACACTGCTCACTTAGAAGGTAAAGACCTAGAATTTAAAGTTATCAAGCTTGACCAAAAACGCAACAACGTTGTTGTTTCTCGTCGTGCTGTTATCGAATCAGAAAGCAGTGTTGAGCGTGATCAACTTCTTGAGAACCTACAAGAAGGTCAAGAAGTTAAAGGTATCGTTAAGAACCTTACTGACTACGGTGCGTTCGTTGATCTTGGCGGCATCGATGGTCTACTACACATCACTGATATGGCTTGGAAGCGTGTTAAGCACCCAAGTGAAATCGTTAACGTTGGTGATGAAATCCCAGTTAAAGTTCTTAAGTTCGACCGTGAGCGTACCCGTGTATCACTAGGTATGAAGCAGTTAGGCGAAGATCCATGGGCAGCAATTGCTAACCGTTACCCAGAAGGTTCCAAACTTACTGGTCGCGTAACTAACTTAACTGACTACGGTTGTTTCGTTGAAATCCAAGAAGGCGTTGAAGGTCTTGTTCACGTTTCTGAAATGGATTGGACTAACAAAAACATCCACCCATCTAAAGTTGTTAACTTGGGTGATGAAGTTGAAGTTATGGTTCTTGAGATCGACGAAGAACGTCGTCGTATTTCTCTTGGCCTTAAGCAATGTATCCCGAACCCATGGGAAGAGTTTGCTAAGAACTTCAACAAAGGCGACAAAGTATCTGGTAAGATCAAGTCAATCACTGACTTCGGTATCTTCATCGGTCTTGACGGTGGTATCGACGGTCTTGTTCACCTTTCTGACATTTCTTGGAATAGCGGTGAAGAAGCCGTTCGTGAATACAAGAAAGGCGATGAGATCTCAGCTGTTGTTCTTCAAGTTGACCCAGAGCGTGAGCGCATCTCTCTAGGCGTTAAGCAAACTGAAGACGATCCGTTCAACACTTACTTAGCTGACAACAAAAAAGGTGCTATCGTTACTGGTACCATCACTGAAGTTGACGCTAAAGGTGCTAAAGTTGAACTAGGTGAAGGCGTTGAAGGTTACATCCGTGTAGCTGATATCTCTGCTGAGCGTATCGAAGATGCAACTACTGAATTATCAGCTGGTGATTCTGTTGAAGCTAAATTTGTTGGTGTTGACCGTAAGAACCGTTCAATCAGCTTATCTATCAAAGCGAAAGATCAAGCCGAAGAGCGTACTGCAATCGACAACATTAACAAAACCGAAGAAACTGGTTTAAGTGCAATGGCTGAAGCGTTCAAAAACGCTAAAGGTTAA
- the ihfB gene encoding integration host factor subunit beta, whose product MTKSELIENLIDKLDHLSARDVEVAIKEIIEMMSNTLESGDRIEIRGFGSFSLHYRAPRVGRNPKTGESVELSGKYVPHFKPGKELRERVNMSLT is encoded by the coding sequence ATGACCAAGTCAGAACTGATTGAGAATTTAATCGATAAATTAGACCATTTATCAGCTCGCGATGTAGAAGTAGCGATAAAAGAAATCATCGAAATGATGTCCAATACCCTAGAAAGTGGCGATCGTATTGAAATACGTGGCTTTGGCAGTTTCTCACTACACTATCGTGCGCCTCGTGTTGGTCGCAATCCAAAAACTGGTGAATCTGTAGAGTTAAGCGGTAAGTATGTTCCTCACTTTAAACCCGGTAAGGAATTACGAGAGCGAGTCAATATGTCTTTGACATAA
- a CDS encoding lipopolysaccharide assembly protein LapA domain-containing protein, with product MKLIISLLLFFALLLVALIFGSQNKQIIELNYIIAATNMSVAMAVSIFTLTGFFMGALFVTIVALTRKLRRKKSIASSDK from the coding sequence GTGAAACTGATCATATCCTTATTATTGTTTTTCGCGTTGCTATTGGTGGCATTGATCTTTGGCAGTCAAAACAAACAAATCATCGAACTCAATTACATTATTGCCGCAACCAATATGTCTGTCGCGATGGCGGTCAGTATCTTTACCCTTACCGGTTTTTTCATGGGCGCGCTCTTTGTCACCATAGTGGCATTAACGCGTAAATTAAGACGTAAAAAATCCATCGCGTCGTCGGATAAATAG
- the lapB gene encoding lipopolysaccharide assembly protein LapB: MYELLFLLLPVAVAYGWFMGRNSIKQKKQHAKDALTIKYSTGLNYLLSNQHDKAIEYLLEALEVEDDTVEAHFAMANLFRKRGELDRALKVHEYLVRQPMLSDKEKQQAVFELGRDFHTAGLYDRAEKMFLKLLKTPTYGNKSLNYLLQIYQSTKDWDKGIGLKKAVLKTADKRLMHVLANFYCELAALAMAKEEYIKELELLQMALELDPNSSRANLLMAQVYENSEQYNEACQCYKEIFYQDKEFFPDVIDKMQACFAKSDHQEEFYPFIKQVYDKTGSTTALIKYLEFVSEQESPQKAEEFILSALNRRPTIRGFKHFVKMQLAQNNNDASKQSLDVIKELVAAYLKIRPRYRCRNCGFNSTVHYWSCPSCHDWEQLKPVRGLEGE; this comes from the coding sequence ATGTACGAATTACTTTTTCTTTTGCTCCCTGTTGCCGTCGCTTACGGTTGGTTTATGGGCAGAAACAGTATTAAGCAAAAAAAACAACACGCCAAAGATGCTTTAACTATTAAGTATTCTACTGGCTTAAACTATCTGTTATCGAATCAACACGACAAAGCAATAGAATATCTGTTAGAAGCGCTTGAAGTTGAAGACGATACCGTTGAAGCGCATTTTGCGATGGCCAATTTATTTCGCAAACGTGGGGAATTGGACCGCGCCTTAAAGGTTCATGAGTACTTAGTCCGTCAACCCATGTTGTCTGACAAAGAAAAACAACAAGCTGTATTTGAACTGGGTCGTGACTTTCATACTGCGGGTTTGTATGACCGGGCCGAAAAAATGTTTTTAAAACTGCTCAAAACTCCTACCTATGGCAATAAGTCCCTTAATTATTTGTTGCAAATTTATCAATCAACCAAGGATTGGGATAAGGGCATTGGATTAAAAAAAGCGGTTTTAAAGACAGCAGACAAACGTTTGATGCATGTATTGGCTAACTTTTATTGCGAACTTGCCGCCCTTGCAATGGCCAAAGAAGAGTATATTAAAGAACTTGAGCTATTGCAGATGGCGTTAGAGCTTGATCCAAACTCCAGTCGAGCAAATCTATTGATGGCTCAAGTGTACGAAAACAGCGAACAATACAACGAAGCTTGTCAGTGTTATAAAGAAATTTTTTATCAAGACAAAGAATTCTTTCCTGATGTCATTGATAAAATGCAAGCGTGTTTTGCCAAAAGTGATCATCAGGAAGAGTTTTATCCATTTATCAAGCAAGTATATGATAAAACAGGCAGTACCACTGCATTAATCAAATACCTCGAGTTTGTTTCCGAGCAGGAATCACCTCAAAAGGCCGAAGAATTCATTTTATCGGCACTTAACCGTCGCCCAACCATTCGTGGTTTTAAGCATTTTGTTAAAATGCAACTTGCCCAAAACAATAATGATGCATCAAAGCAAAGCCTTGATGTTATTAAAGAGTTGGTTGCGGCCTACCTAAAAATAAGACCCAGATACCGTTGTCGTAATTGTGGGTTTAACAGTACAGTCCATTACTGGTCGTGCCCATCTTGTCATGATTGGGAACAATTAAAACCAGTTAGGGGCCTAGAAGGAGAGTAA
- the pyrF gene encoding orotidine-5'-phosphate decarboxylase produces MSDAKVVVALDFAKQDEALAFVDKIQPQDCKLKVGKEMFTHFGPEFVKNLTSRGFDVFLDLKFHDIPNTVAKAVAAAADLGVWMVNVHASGGSKMMAQAKQALAPYGDKAPLLIAVTVLTSMSEDDLAELGITISPEQQVKKLATLAQQAGLDGVVCSAQEAEMLKTTLGKDFKLVTPGIRPVGASVDDQKRIMTPPQAIDLGVDYLVIGRPITKAEDPHAVLQEINRSIA; encoded by the coding sequence ATGTCTGATGCCAAAGTTGTTGTAGCCTTGGATTTTGCCAAGCAAGACGAAGCATTAGCGTTTGTTGATAAGATTCAACCGCAGGATTGTAAATTAAAAGTCGGAAAAGAAATGTTTACTCATTTTGGTCCTGAGTTTGTTAAAAACTTAACCAGTCGAGGCTTTGACGTATTTTTAGATTTAAAATTTCATGATATTCCAAATACGGTGGCAAAAGCGGTCGCCGCTGCCGCTGATTTAGGGGTGTGGATGGTGAATGTGCATGCTAGCGGTGGCAGCAAAATGATGGCACAAGCGAAACAAGCGCTTGCACCTTATGGCGATAAAGCACCATTGCTTATCGCGGTTACTGTCTTAACCAGCATGTCGGAAGATGATTTGGCTGAATTAGGCATTACCATTAGCCCAGAGCAACAGGTTAAAAAACTTGCGACGTTGGCACAACAAGCCGGTTTGGATGGGGTGGTGTGTTCGGCGCAAGAAGCTGAGATGCTTAAAACAACCCTAGGCAAAGACTTCAAACTCGTGACCCCAGGTATTCGTCCTGTTGGGGCGTCGGTGGACGACCAAAAACGCATAATGACGCCACCACAAGCGATAGACTTAGGCGTTGATTACTTGGTCATAGGTCGTCCTATTACCAAGGCAGAAGACCCTCATGCAGTGCTTCAAGAGATTAACCGTTCAATCGCTTAA
- a CDS encoding GDCCVxC domain-containing (seleno)protein, with protein MQVELESQITCPECGFSKVETMPTNACQCYYQCQKCHILLRPLRGDCCVFCSFGSIKCPPIQLGNNCCLES; from the coding sequence ATGCAAGTTGAATTGGAATCTCAAATCACCTGCCCCGAATGTGGGTTTAGTAAGGTCGAAACCATGCCAACAAATGCTTGCCAATGTTATTACCAATGCCAAAAGTGCCATATCCTGTTAAGGCCATTACGTGGTGATTGTTGTGTCTTTTGCTCTTTCGGTTCAATAAAATGTCCACCTATTCAGCTTGGTAATAACTGCTGTTTAGAGTCTTAA
- a CDS encoding GNAT family N-acetyltransferase produces MQIRRFNISDCQPLWQLHFQTIRQYCIKDYSLAQVKAWAPCQYQPNQWQQKLQSLNPFVVTINENIAAYADLQDDGYIDHFYCATEYIGQGVGGHLMRHIIALAQSRKMNRLYSQVSLSAKPFFAHFDFNVVKSQTVNVRGVSLQNFVMERIILPI; encoded by the coding sequence TTGCAAATACGAAGATTTAACATATCTGATTGTCAACCTTTGTGGCAACTGCATTTTCAAACAATCAGACAATATTGCATAAAAGACTATTCATTGGCGCAAGTGAAAGCATGGGCTCCTTGTCAATATCAGCCCAATCAATGGCAACAAAAGTTGCAAAGTCTAAACCCCTTTGTTGTTACCATTAACGAAAATATCGCCGCGTATGCCGACCTTCAAGATGATGGTTACATCGACCATTTTTACTGCGCGACAGAGTACATCGGTCAGGGCGTAGGCGGCCATCTAATGCGCCATATCATCGCTTTGGCTCAATCCAGAAAAATGAATAGGCTGTATTCCCAGGTAAGCTTGTCCGCAAAGCCGTTTTTTGCACACTTTGACTTTAACGTTGTGAAGTCGCAAACCGTTAACGTCCGTGGTGTCAGCTTACAAAATTTTGTAATGGAACGAATCATTTTACCCATTTAG
- a CDS encoding YfcC family protein, with protein MNASPKKTFQMPTVYTILFSIIVMVAALTWILPAGKYNYVVEGTDQIVLAQDVKDYSGDGRLLPVPNTFTELQQSPQGVIEVLKAPIQGFHKAVDISLFILIIGGFLAVTMATGALDAGVVAIVKAFEGKEQLMIPVLITLFALGGSTFGLAEETVAFWAVILPVMTAAGYDRMVTAGVILLGSGIGVLSSTVNPFATGIASGFAGLSIGEGIGLRLIQLVILITITSIFVMRYAAKIKADKNKSVLADITFNDEFSHVNDNVSEFTGKQKLTMSIFAGTFLLMIYGVIPWSDLGVNAVPTLGWWFDELSTLFFTSAILIGLLNRMGERDFVGTFLEGAKDLMGVALVVAVARGIFVIMDNGMIIDTILNWAEGMVGGLSSGVFVVVAYLVHIVLSFFISSTSGLATVSMPLMAPLADFSGVGRDLMITAYQSASGIINLFAPTAAHLVAGLALAKIPYGRFIKWVMPFIAIIFVVTIIVLYLAAMFG; from the coding sequence GTGAATGCATCCCCGAAAAAAACGTTTCAAATGCCCACCGTTTATACAATATTGTTTTCCATTATTGTGATGGTGGCGGCACTTACCTGGATTTTGCCCGCCGGTAAATACAACTATGTGGTAGAAGGCACAGATCAAATTGTTCTCGCCCAAGATGTGAAAGATTATTCAGGTGATGGGCGATTATTACCTGTTCCAAATACGTTTACCGAGTTGCAACAATCACCTCAAGGGGTTATTGAAGTGCTAAAAGCGCCTATCCAAGGTTTTCACAAAGCCGTTGATATTTCGCTATTTATTTTGATTATCGGGGGGTTTTTAGCGGTAACAATGGCAACAGGGGCGTTGGATGCTGGTGTTGTCGCTATTGTCAAAGCGTTTGAAGGCAAAGAACAATTAATGATCCCAGTACTTATCACGTTATTTGCTCTAGGTGGCTCTACTTTTGGTTTAGCCGAAGAAACCGTTGCTTTTTGGGCGGTTATCTTACCGGTGATGACCGCCGCTGGTTACGATAGAATGGTGACTGCAGGGGTTATCTTACTGGGGTCGGGTATTGGTGTTTTATCGTCAACGGTTAATCCATTTGCAACGGGTATTGCCTCTGGTTTTGCTGGCCTTTCTATTGGCGAGGGTATTGGTCTTCGTCTAATTCAATTGGTTATACTAATTACCATCACATCCATTTTTGTCATGCGCTATGCGGCTAAAATCAAAGCGGATAAAAATAAATCGGTTCTTGCAGATATTACCTTTAACGACGAGTTTTCGCATGTAAACGACAACGTGAGTGAATTTACTGGTAAGCAAAAGCTGACCATGAGTATCTTTGCAGGTACATTCTTATTAATGATTTATGGGGTTATTCCATGGTCAGATTTAGGGGTGAATGCGGTACCAACCCTTGGTTGGTGGTTTGATGAATTATCAACGCTGTTTTTTACATCGGCTATTTTGATTGGCCTATTAAACCGTATGGGTGAAAGAGACTTTGTCGGCACTTTCTTAGAAGGGGCGAAAGACTTAATGGGTGTGGCCCTTGTTGTTGCCGTTGCCCGCGGCATTTTTGTGATCATGGATAATGGTATGATCATCGATACCATTTTGAACTGGGCAGAAGGCATGGTTGGCGGTTTATCAAGCGGGGTATTTGTGGTGGTCGCGTATTTGGTTCATATCGTACTCAGCTTCTTTATATCGTCTACCTCTGGTTTAGCGACGGTTTCAATGCCATTAATGGCACCACTTGCAGATTTTTCTGGCGTAGGTCGTGATTTAATGATCACGGCGTATCAGTCGGCCAGTGGGATTATTAACTTATTTGCTCCAACGGCGGCGCATTTGGTTGCCGGCTTAGCGTTGGCGAAAATTCCATACGGTCGTTTCATTAAGTGGGTTATGCCATTTATTGCGATCATCTTTGTGGTAACCATCATTGTGCTGTATTTGGCGGCCATGTTTGGTTAA
- a CDS encoding Fis family transcriptional regulator: MRKSDKKLDNQLRFVLTQVCETALKDIEGFLWLTHVVNYSNFPNSLKIVCVFDTNESLDCYLLSDDNNQLQSLIQSELQHLNIMVKHIKNHVLFDSEENCDKHHNGNWAKRLG, from the coding sequence ATGCGTAAATCAGATAAAAAACTGGATAATCAACTTCGTTTCGTCTTAACCCAAGTGTGTGAAACGGCACTAAAAGATATTGAGGGTTTTTTGTGGTTGACGCATGTGGTGAATTATTCAAACTTTCCAAACAGTTTAAAAATTGTCTGTGTATTTGATACCAATGAGAGCTTAGATTGTTATCTGTTATCCGATGATAATAATCAGTTGCAGTCATTAATACAGTCAGAGCTTCAGCATTTAAATATAATGGTGAAACATATTAAGAATCATGTTTTATTTGATAGCGAAGAAAATTGCGATAAACATCATAATGGCAATTGGGCGAAAAGACTTGGTTAA
- a CDS encoding SIMPL domain-containing protein gives MQKSNQSSAFILGAFVALGFTLLGYLLANAAIEFKQYERSVTVKGLSERDYPADIVIWPIQFITAGNDLESLYEGIENNTDNIVAFLVLNGINNDEITFASPAISDKLAQQYNNNVSNEFRYSASQTVTVYSKNIDIVRSVMGKLSELGKQGIVFTGEDYRSQIEYLFTRLNEIKPEMVEEATRQAREVAQKFATDSQSQLGKIKRASQGQFSISHRDKNNPHIKKIRVVSTVEYYLSD, from the coding sequence GTGCAAAAAAGTAATCAGAGTTCGGCGTTTATTTTAGGGGCCTTTGTCGCTTTGGGTTTTACCCTACTAGGCTATTTACTGGCAAATGCAGCAATTGAATTTAAACAATATGAGCGCAGTGTCACTGTAAAAGGTTTATCGGAGCGCGATTATCCTGCCGATATTGTTATTTGGCCAATACAGTTTATTACCGCGGGGAATGATCTTGAATCCTTGTATGAGGGCATAGAAAACAATACCGACAATATCGTCGCTTTCCTAGTCTTAAATGGCATTAATAATGACGAAATCACCTTTGCATCTCCGGCTATTAGCGACAAATTAGCTCAACAATACAACAACAATGTAAGCAATGAGTTTCGTTATTCAGCCTCGCAAACGGTGACCGTTTATTCAAAAAATATTGATATCGTGCGCTCCGTAATGGGCAAACTTTCAGAGCTTGGCAAACAAGGAATTGTGTTTACTGGCGAAGATTATCGTTCTCAAATAGAATATTTATTTACTCGTTTGAACGAGATCAAACCTGAGATGGTCGAAGAGGCGACAAGACAAGCTAGGGAAGTCGCGCAAAAATTTGCAACAGATTCCCAAAGTCAGCTTGGTAAAATTAAACGCGCCTCACAAGGCCAATTTAGCATTAGTCATCGTGATAAAAATAATCCACATATTAAGAAAATACGAGTGGTTTCAACGGTTGAATATTACCTTTCTGACTAA
- a CDS encoding endonuclease/exonuclease/phosphatase family protein — MISTEIIFTTFNLCNYIEPPNAYYDFENIYSEKQWQIKQRWIHNYLASHKPDVIAFQEVFSIDALKQQMNALGYTYFAVVDAPICEDDFIYSAPVVAIASRYPISNVVGLTANEKVKALLGLAADFELKRKILRATVTLPHIGDCDCYVLHFKSKRDLIEFVADQDKPKADNNLERAQCKVLGSWGASIQRGTEAASLMMDVVLRRHQSQNPVVVLGDFNTELNDGVLNHLTTDFGQSLSSKEFNQYTLYDSWNLFIDSDNNITNADRAPTHYYGNKGSVLDHILFSREFDTRYAKSTFEIIAYETYDQHLISPKFEQDGYSSDHGVVSVTVTLRR, encoded by the coding sequence ATGATCAGCACTGAAATAATTTTTACCACATTTAATTTATGTAACTATATCGAACCACCGAATGCTTACTATGATTTTGAAAATATCTACTCAGAAAAACAATGGCAAATAAAACAACGTTGGATCCATAACTATTTGGCCAGTCATAAACCTGATGTGATCGCGTTTCAAGAAGTGTTTTCGATTGACGCATTAAAGCAGCAAATGAATGCCTTGGGCTACACTTACTTTGCTGTAGTCGATGCGCCCATATGCGAAGACGACTTTATTTATTCGGCACCTGTTGTTGCCATTGCATCTCGTTACCCTATCAGCAACGTAGTGGGCTTAACAGCCAACGAAAAGGTTAAAGCCTTATTGGGCTTGGCAGCCGATTTTGAACTTAAACGAAAAATTTTGCGAGCAACAGTAACCTTACCGCATATTGGCGATTGTGATTGTTATGTACTTCATTTTAAATCAAAGCGTGATTTGATTGAGTTTGTGGCTGATCAAGACAAGCCTAAAGCCGATAACAATCTTGAAAGAGCTCAATGTAAAGTATTAGGCAGTTGGGGAGCATCGATTCAACGGGGAACGGAAGCCGCTTCGTTGATGATGGATGTGGTCTTAAGGCGACATCAAAGCCAAAATCCTGTGGTGGTATTAGGGGATTTTAATACCGAATTAAATGATGGTGTGCTTAATCACTTAACCACAGATTTTGGCCAATCTTTATCTTCTAAAGAGTTTAACCAATACACCTTATACGATTCGTGGAACTTATTTATCGATAGCGATAATAACATCACTAATGCTGACAGAGCGCCAACCCACTACTATGGCAACAAGGGTTCTGTATTGGATCATATTTTATTTTCAAGAGAATTTGATACTCGTTATGCAAAAAGCACTTTTGAAATTATTGCTTATGAAACCTATGACCAGCACTTGATTAGCCCTAAGTTTGAACAAGATGGCTATAGCAGTGATCATGGGGTGGTGTCGGTAACGGTTACTTTAAGGCGTTAA
- a CDS encoding ArsR/SmtB family transcription factor yields the protein MRTEDIAKAFKELGHATRLLVFKRLVKAGEKGVSVGTLKNELDIPNSTLSHHISSLVSAGLIKQKREGRVLYCSVEYDKLLSVISFLQDECCIEDTK from the coding sequence ATGAGAACTGAAGACATAGCCAAAGCTTTTAAAGAGTTGGGTCATGCGACTAGATTGCTGGTATTTAAGAGACTTGTAAAAGCAGGTGAAAAAGGCGTTAGCGTAGGCACATTAAAAAATGAGTTAGATATTCCAAATTCAACATTATCACACCACATTTCCAGTCTTGTTTCAGCAGGGTTAATAAAGCAAAAAAGAGAAGGGAGAGTTTTATATTGTTCGGTTGAGTATGACAAGCTACTCTCAGTGATCTCATTCTTACAAGATGAGTGTTGCATTGAAGATACTAAATGA
- a CDS encoding permease, with amino-acid sequence MNITEEMVFDTLNMFGFLAVELTLLFLAISYVVGVLQEYIPPTKIQSILSSKNGKGYFVASLLGAITPFCSCSTIPFLKGLLRAKAGFGTMMVFLFASPLLNPIIIGLFAVTFGIKVTLFYFAIAMGVSIVAGVMLEKLGFEKYVKSEAYVEPEKKGCGATCGGKAKPESKWVKIWKSTWSDFKKVLPYLIGGIAIGSLIYGFMPTEFVANVASENNPFAIPFAAVIGIPLYIRAEAVIPLSAALAAKGMGLGAVMALIIGSAGASLTEVILLKSIFKNKMIWAFLIVILSMAISAGFLYQFIF; translated from the coding sequence ATGAATATAACTGAAGAAATGGTTTTTGATACTTTAAATATGTTTGGCTTTTTAGCCGTAGAGCTAACTTTACTTTTTTTGGCGATTAGTTATGTCGTTGGTGTTCTACAGGAGTACATTCCTCCAACAAAAATACAGAGCATATTAAGCAGTAAAAACGGAAAAGGATACTTTGTCGCAAGTTTGCTTGGTGCAATAACACCATTTTGCTCTTGCTCTACAATCCCTTTCTTGAAAGGACTTCTTCGTGCTAAAGCGGGATTTGGAACGATGATGGTTTTCTTGTTCGCAAGTCCTCTACTTAACCCAATTATTATTGGCTTATTCGCTGTTACTTTTGGAATAAAAGTCACGCTATTTTACTTTGCAATAGCGATGGGTGTATCAATTGTTGCAGGAGTAATGCTCGAAAAACTAGGGTTTGAAAAGTACGTGAAGTCAGAAGCTTATGTTGAGCCTGAAAAAAAGGGATGTGGGGCGACTTGTGGAGGCAAAGCAAAGCCTGAAAGCAAATGGGTAAAAATCTGGAAAAGCACTTGGAGCGACTTTAAAAAAGTATTGCCTTATTTGATAGGTGGTATTGCGATAGGGTCACTTATCTATGGCTTTATGCCAACAGAGTTTGTAGCAAATGTTGCTAGTGAGAATAACCCATTTGCTATTCCATTTGCCGCAGTTATCGGTATTCCATTATACATAAGAGCTGAAGCAGTTATTCCTCTAAGTGCGGCATTAGCAGCTAAAGGGATGGGACTTGGTGCGGTTATGGCATTAATTATAGGTAGTGCTGGAGCTAGCTTGACAGAAGTCATCTTGCTTAAATCAATCTTCAAAAACAAGATGATCTGGGCATTTCTGATTGTAATTTTATCAATGGCTATTAGCGCAGGGTTTCTATATCAATTTATTTTTTAG